Proteins from one Leptonema illini DSM 21528 genomic window:
- a CDS encoding diguanylate cyclase codes for MKSEKKQTILIVDDLPENIELLARVLGDSVEILFALSGEEALRICKEQDPDLLLLDILMPGVDGYQVLARLKEDAQTAKLPVIFITGMDTQGEEARGLEAGAVDYITKPIHPAVVRARIRNHLELKRYRDFLENLSATDGLTGVANRRRFDEVLDREWRRAARTGTMLSMLMMDIDCFKAYNDRYGHIEGDEVLRRLATVIQENMQRPLDLAARYGGEEFACILPETDRDGALLVAERIRTGLKDLKIPHQFCVADHVTVSIGVATMIPTPETPSSLIVRTADEQLYQAKAGGKDRICA; via the coding sequence GTGAAAAGCGAGAAGAAACAGACCATCCTGATCGTCGACGATCTGCCCGAGAATATCGAGTTGCTTGCGCGAGTCCTTGGCGATAGCGTAGAGATTCTCTTTGCCTTATCAGGAGAGGAAGCTCTGCGTATCTGTAAAGAGCAGGACCCTGATCTTCTGCTTCTCGATATTCTGATGCCCGGCGTCGACGGATATCAGGTCCTCGCCCGGCTTAAAGAAGATGCACAGACGGCAAAGTTACCCGTCATCTTTATTACGGGAATGGATACGCAGGGCGAAGAGGCCAGAGGGCTTGAAGCGGGCGCCGTCGACTATATCACGAAGCCGATTCATCCCGCCGTCGTCAGGGCGAGAATTCGCAATCATCTCGAATTAAAAAGATACCGCGACTTTCTTGAGAATCTCTCGGCGACCGACGGTCTGACCGGAGTGGCAAACCGCCGTCGTTTCGACGAAGTGCTGGATCGCGAGTGGCGTCGCGCCGCCCGTACGGGGACGATGCTGTCGATGCTCATGATGGATATCGACTGCTTCAAGGCGTATAACGACCGTTACGGGCACATCGAAGGAGACGAGGTGTTGCGTCGTCTGGCGACGGTTATACAGGAGAATATGCAGCGTCCACTTGATCTGGCCGCTCGCTACGGCGGCGAAGAGTTCGCCTGCATCCTGCCCGAAACCGACAGAGATGGAGCGTTGCTTGTCGCCGAAAGGATTCGCACGGGACTCAAGGATCTGAAAATCCCGCATCAGTTCTGCGTCGCCGATCATGTTACGGTCAGTATCGGCGTGGCTACGATGATACCGACGCCCGAGACTCCTTCTTCGCTCATCGTGCGCACCGCCGACGAACAGCTCTATCAGGCGAAGGCAGGCGGCAAAGACCGCATCTGCGCTTAA